GTCCCGTTTCTCGGCTGGTACCTACAGTCTCGAAGCGAAGAGGCCAGCGTGAACACACGGATGTCGGTCGCCGACTTGAAGGCCGCCATCCGCCACTTCCAGTACACCTACGGCAAGCCCGAGTCGGTCGTGGACGAAATGTTCGAAGCGACGAGTGATCGGCTTTGGGCACTGACAAGCAAGGACGAAGGAACCTTCGAATTCGAGGTGCTGTCTCTGCGCGAGTACTTCGCCGCCCGCTTCCTGTACCGGTACGCCGGAGAGGACACCAGGGGATTTGATAGGAACAGCGTCTTTCGGGAGCTTTTACGGCGTCCATACTGGCTTAACACGGCGCGGTTCTACGGCGGGAGCGCCGAGGGTGGGGACGTCTACATCCTGGCCGAAGGTATACGTGACGAGATCACCGAAAATGGCGCCCCGCCATCCGTGGTGGCGGCCTGGACGCTCCTGACCGACGGGGTGTTCGCCAGCCGTCCTCGCCAGGCCCGCGATGTCCTGAGCAGCCTATGCGCCGAGCAGAACCTTAACGTCCTTCTCGATGCCCTGGCACGCCGGGAGATCGTCCCGCTGCCAGAGATTCCTCAACTTCCGTCTTCAGACGGACCCGATCCCACGTGGATCCGGCTGACGGGCCAGATCACCGCCGATCCCGCCAATCCCGACACCCCTCACCTTGTACGGGCGCTTCGAGAACTACTCAACCAGCGAGCCGAGTTCACCAAGTGGTGGGCCCAACACATGCAGACCGCCGTCAACGGCCCCAACGAGGGTGCCTGGCTGGAGATGGCCGCCCGGTGTGAGGGAGCCGCCGGCTTCAGAATGGATCTCGACGGCGTCGACCTGTCTCGTCCGCTCGTCGCCCAATTCGTGCTCGACACCGGCCTCGTACCGCCCGCCGGCAGCAAGTTCGAAGCCAACCTCATCCAGGCCGTACTCGATGGTCTCTGCCCGAATGTCAGCTCGATACGTTCGCTACCCGCACAGATCGCGGTCGCATTCGCAGCCGAGGGCTTCCTCGCCACCTCGGCGACGGGCTTCACCGACGACGACGTCGCTCGACGGCGTCGCCAGGAGGCCATCAACTACTTGCGCCGGTCCGGCTCACCACTTGCCGCCGCTGCCGCGCTGCGCAAGTTCAGGGCCGGTGAGAAGGGGAGCACATTCCCGTGGTCGAACACGGCTTCGGCGCTGATCGAGCACACCGGTCGCTGCTGGCTGGCCTCCCAAATTGCCATCATCGGCGCAGCGTCGCCCCACAGGCCAGCCTTCACCCGCCACCCGGGAACGACACCGTTCGGGCCGAACAGCCATCCGGCGACCCTCCTCGCCGAGACCCGCGCCAACGCCACCGACCAACGATGGTGGCGCGAACAACTGAAGACCATCGAGAGCGCGGACGGCGACACGACCATGGACGGCGACCTCGCCCGCGCCGAATGGGTCCTCGCGCTGTGGTGCGTTGCAGCAGAACCCGTGGTCACCTCTCTGTTCACCGAGTGGCAGTCGGTGTTCGCTCAGCTGCCTGAGCTCCGACGCCTCGGGGTCACGGATGTGGCGCTGCGTGTCGGCGCTCGCGGCTGGCTCGAAAGACTGTCCACCCCCGCGGCCCCAGCCGACGAAACTATCCGCGCCCTTTGGGACTCTCGAGGCCTAGAGCGCTGGCAGCGCTTCCCGCCAAGCACCTTCTCGCCGAACCCTTCCCCCACATCGCCGCCGCCACTCCTGACCGTCGCACGCGCACAGAGGTGGCTCAAAGTCGACACTGTGGGTACCTACCGCTGAACGCCGGCTACCCCCGAACCCGTCGCCCACACCCTCACCGGACTCTGCACCACCCGCACTCCGCCCCGTTACCCCCCCGGTCACGATGTGCGGGACCTGCGCAGCATCAGGGCATCACCGATACGTAGGGCGGGCGTACGGCATGGTGCCCAGGCCGGCTGGTCGCCGGCCGCCGTTCGCGACCGGGCCTGATTTCCACGCGTACCGGGCTCGCGGCGACCGATCAGTACGGCTTCGCGTGGCATCACCGGGGCCGGCAAGGCGACCACGATATGGGGCCCTGGTCTGGGGCTGTGGCCGCTCGTGTCAGGTGCACCGTCATTCGGTGGCCGTGGGGGCCGGGTTGGCCGACCAGAGTTCCTCGACCCGGCCGAGCCACCAGACCGCGATAGCGACGAGCCAGGCGACGACGAACAAGCCCACGATGCCGTAGCCGGCGTAGTCGAGGGGGATGTCGGCGATCGCCGCCAGCGGACCGAAGGTGATGTGGGCCTGGCCGGCGAGGACGCCGA
Above is a window of Micromonospora yangpuensis DNA encoding:
- a CDS encoding NACHT domain-containing protein, yielding MPESRHKFLYERLGDHDFQLLVNALLTARFAGFVPLPLRQSDGGRDGVLRSAPEKVLVSQVKWSVNGRHKDPVGWLDATVRSEEDNLRRLAAKGVRRYMLVTNVPSTGKPGTGTFDRLNAKLDAHAKSFGFDEMTCLWREAVDGMVDGAPTEIKWQYADMLAGWDLVRYLISEEAVARKDGGLRALVRKVAATQWDDDERVKFSQVDIDREKVADLFIDVGADRLNAKGAPGGEGLFLETLGGAAAHLLRTADKCTLVRGAPGQGKSTLSQYVSQVHRAAFIPAKQRPADLPEVTDPLFPLRFDLSDYARWLSGVDVWDRDTETPKASKRRPASQSTIECFLADLMTHASGGIPVEAKDVQDVFERVPSMVVLDGLDEVGRPKTRETVVDAIDRFCRRNKAYPSVPKVIVTTRPSTNELPEPSADLFEVLVLKPLDTKQRDEYLRKWCTVRGIHGSEGRALRGNFRAKSAEPYIGELAGNPMQLTILLDLLHKHGEATPTQRTELYDSYVDLLLAREANKHPESVRKHQKQLREIVPFLGWYLQSRSEEASVNTRMSVADLKAAIRHFQYTYGKPESVVDEMFEATSDRLWALTSKDEGTFEFEVLSLREYFAARFLYRYAGEDTRGFDRNSVFRELLRRPYWLNTARFYGGSAEGGDVYILAEGIRDEITENGAPPSVVAAWTLLTDGVFASRPRQARDVLSSLCAEQNLNVLLDALARREIVPLPEIPQLPSSDGPDPTWIRLTGQITADPANPDTPHLVRALRELLNQRAEFTKWWAQHMQTAVNGPNEGAWLEMAARCEGAAGFRMDLDGVDLSRPLVAQFVLDTGLVPPAGSKFEANLIQAVLDGLCPNVSSIRSLPAQIAVAFAAEGFLATSATGFTDDDVARRRRQEAINYLRRSGSPLAAAAALRKFRAGEKGSTFPWSNTASALIEHTGRCWLASQIAIIGAASPHRPAFTRHPGTTPFGPNSHPATLLAETRANATDQRWWREQLKTIESADGDTTMDGDLARAEWVLALWCVAAEPVVTSLFTEWQSVFAQLPELRRLGVTDVALRVGARGWLERLSTPAAPADETIRALWDSRGLERWQRFPPSTFSPNPSPTSPPPLLTVARAQRWLKVDTVGTYR